A single window of Halosolutus gelatinilyticus DNA harbors:
- the otsB gene encoding trehalose-phosphatase translates to MSERTPPALVWEQRDRIRERLRGASELLVCLDFDGTLAPIVEDPDEATPRPENEAAVERLAAHPAITTAIVSGRALADVRERIDGPSIYAGNHGLELEREGSVAVHPVARSRANRLAAVTSALEELASTVPSCRVENKRLTGTVHVRSVPEAARPLLRRRTREIVDRIGGDDLEISTGKRILEIEPAVPWGKGNAVELLETDRSAGVRSIYVGDDVTDESAFRAVEPEGVGVRVGGDDPSVASARVESPSAVGGLLRWIESIADEVVDDPPTPSNPPALPRST, encoded by the coding sequence ATGTCGGAACGGACGCCACCTGCCCTCGTCTGGGAGCAGCGCGATCGGATCCGAGAGCGGCTTCGCGGCGCCTCCGAACTGCTCGTCTGTCTGGACTTCGACGGGACGCTCGCACCGATCGTCGAGGATCCGGACGAGGCGACGCCGCGGCCGGAAAACGAGGCGGCGGTCGAGCGACTCGCCGCCCACCCGGCGATCACGACCGCGATTGTCAGCGGCCGTGCGCTCGCGGACGTCCGCGAGCGAATCGACGGGCCGTCGATCTACGCGGGGAACCACGGGCTCGAACTCGAGCGCGAGGGGTCGGTCGCCGTGCATCCGGTCGCCCGGTCCCGCGCGAATCGCCTTGCGGCCGTCACCTCGGCCCTCGAAGAACTGGCTTCGACGGTGCCGAGCTGTCGGGTGGAGAACAAGCGGCTGACGGGAACGGTCCACGTTCGATCCGTCCCCGAGGCGGCCCGACCGCTACTCCGCCGTCGAACCCGCGAGATCGTCGATCGGATCGGCGGCGACGATCTCGAGATCTCGACCGGAAAACGGATTCTGGAGATCGAACCCGCCGTTCCCTGGGGAAAGGGGAACGCGGTCGAGTTACTCGAGACCGATCGCTCCGCCGGTGTGCGGTCGATCTACGTCGGCGACGACGTCACCGACGAGTCAGCGTTTCGGGCCGTCGAGCCGGAGGGCGTCGGAGTCCGAGTCGGGGGAGACGATCCGTCCGTCGCCTCGGCGCGAGTGGAATCCCCGTCCGCGGTCGGCGGGCTCCTTCGGTGGATCGAATCGATCGCCGACGAGGTAGTCGACGATCCGCCGACCCCCTCGAATCCGCCGGCGCTCCCAAGGTCGACGTAG
- a CDS encoding phage terminase large subunit family protein, with the protein MTRPATERASSQPARRKSLLFCLECDHRSPIDGDWLREERGESVAYVCPACETTISERPRSTELESRRPRVQPATAWSRVLYTSIDVWRASVDAGLLSVAAMTPTRPRLDRA; encoded by the coding sequence ATGACTCGTCCCGCCACCGAACGCGCGAGTAGTCAGCCAGCGCGACGCAAGTCACTGCTGTTCTGTCTGGAGTGCGACCACCGGAGCCCGATCGATGGCGATTGGCTCCGCGAAGAACGGGGTGAGTCCGTCGCCTACGTCTGCCCGGCGTGCGAGACCACGATCAGCGAACGGCCGCGATCGACCGAGCTCGAGTCGCGGCGACCCCGGGTTCAACCCGCAACCGCCTGGAGCCGAGTCCTGTACACCTCGATCGACGTCTGGCGTGCGAGCGTCGACGCGGGCCTCCTGAGCGTTGCGGCGATGACGCCAACCCGTCCTCGGCTCGATCGTGCGTAG
- the glnA gene encoding type I glutamate--ammonia ligase has translation MTDGSLTTAEEEVLETIDAEDINFLRLQFTDILGTVKNVSVPARQAEKAFIEGIYFDGSSIEGFVRIQESDMRLVPDPETFAILPWRNHDDGASARMICDVYDTSTGEPFEGDPRYVLKNALERADEMGYTVNAAPEPEFFLFEEDEEGRATTETNDAGGYFDLAPKDLASDVRRDIIYGLEDMGFEVEASHHEVAEGQHEINFTYDDALATADNVATFRIVVRAIAAEHDLHATFMPKPIPRINGSGMHTHISLFTDDGENAFHDDDDEFNLSETARSFLAGILEHAPAITAVANPTVNSYKRLVPGYEAPVYVAWSDRNRSALIRKPAARVPAASRVELRSPDPSCNPYLAIAVMIHAGLDGIERGLEAPDPVRENIYEFDERKREAYGIDTLPSNLGEAVDALEADEAIYAALGEHIGPKFVEAKRAEFQDYLVDVSRWELDRYLETF, from the coding sequence ATGACGGATGGGAGCTTAACGACCGCGGAAGAGGAGGTACTCGAAACGATCGACGCGGAGGACATCAACTTCCTTCGCCTGCAGTTTACCGACATTCTGGGTACGGTCAAGAACGTCTCGGTGCCGGCCCGGCAGGCCGAGAAGGCGTTTATCGAGGGGATTTACTTCGACGGATCGTCGATCGAGGGCTTCGTGCGGATTCAGGAGTCGGACATGCGCCTCGTGCCCGACCCGGAAACGTTCGCGATCCTTCCGTGGAGAAACCACGACGACGGCGCCTCGGCGCGGATGATCTGCGACGTCTACGACACCTCCACGGGCGAACCGTTCGAGGGAGACCCCCGATACGTCTTGAAGAACGCGCTCGAGCGTGCCGACGAAATGGGATACACGGTCAACGCCGCACCCGAACCCGAATTCTTCCTGTTCGAGGAGGACGAGGAGGGGCGCGCGACGACCGAGACCAACGACGCCGGCGGCTACTTCGACCTCGCGCCCAAGGACCTGGCGAGCGACGTTCGCCGCGACATCATCTACGGCCTCGAGGACATGGGCTTCGAAGTCGAGGCGAGCCACCACGAGGTCGCCGAAGGCCAACACGAGATCAACTTCACCTACGACGACGCCCTCGCGACCGCCGACAACGTCGCCACATTCCGCATCGTCGTCCGCGCGATCGCCGCCGAACACGACCTCCACGCGACGTTCATGCCGAAGCCGATCCCGCGGATCAACGGCTCGGGGATGCACACCCACATCTCGCTGTTCACCGACGACGGCGAGAACGCCTTCCACGACGACGACGACGAGTTCAACCTCTCCGAGACCGCCCGCTCGTTCCTCGCGGGAATCCTCGAACACGCGCCGGCGATCACGGCCGTCGCCAACCCGACGGTCAACAGCTACAAACGGCTGGTGCCGGGCTACGAGGCGCCCGTCTACGTCGCCTGGTCCGACCGCAACCGATCGGCGCTGATCCGCAAGCCGGCCGCGCGCGTCCCCGCGGCCTCGCGCGTCGAACTGCGCTCGCCGGACCCGTCGTGTAACCCCTACCTCGCGATCGCGGTCATGATCCACGCCGGCCTCGACGGCATCGAACGGGGCCTCGAAGCGCCCGACCCGGTCCGCGAGAACATCTACGAGTTCGACGAGCGGAAACGCGAAGCGTACGGTATCGATACGCTGCCGTCGAACCTCGGCGAAGCGGTCGACGCCCTCGAGGCGGACGAGGCCATCTACGCCGCGCTGGGCGAGCACATCGGTCCGAAGTTCGTGGAAGCCAAGCGCGCGGAGTTCCAGGACTACCTCGTCGACGTCTCCCGGTGGGAGCTCGATCGCTACCTCGAGACGTTCTAA
- a CDS encoding alpha,alpha-trehalose-phosphate synthase (UDP-forming), translating into MVFPEERSSSPTRPWQCRIEENGRSVVDTQLDESVCPGSLIVVSNRQPYRHEYDEATDHGSTAAERESEQSADGTIGTGSLDDRSITVDEPTGGLTAGLDPVIQHVEGTWIAWGDGDADFAVTDDRNCVAVPPDAEAYTLHRIDLSEDAVEAYYRGFSNRVLWPLCHEFPDLVEHRDSDFEWYRTVNQRFADAAVEHASADSVIWLQDYHFALASQAIRRAAPDSVTIAQFWHIPWPPADTFRHCPAGKPILEGLLGNDLLGFHVDRYVDAFLECADRFLPAADVDRETRTVRHDGSTTRVVATPMGVHADSYARNARSASVDLGSTFEEAAIPRGCAVGLGVDRLDYSKGIPERFAAIERFFERHPGWRGEFTFVQKATPSRTEIETYQQYGEFVRSEADRINRRFARPDWQPIVYIEEYISNETLAGLYRHSDVMVVSALRDGMNLVAQEYVAASIDGNSCLLLSDRTGVHDRLGSHALTIDPTDTEGVVDQLERALTMPPHERQYRMNALRSRVFDGDLESWMGTQFDWIRRVHADGARERTDAALDRERNRDHDRDSHEPTPPV; encoded by the coding sequence ATGGTATTTCCCGAGGAGCGGTCGTCGTCGCCGACTCGTCCCTGGCAGTGCCGAATCGAAGAGAACGGCCGATCCGTCGTCGATACGCAGCTCGACGAATCGGTCTGTCCGGGATCGCTGATCGTCGTCTCGAACCGACAGCCGTACCGACACGAGTACGATGAGGCGACGGATCACGGGTCGACGGCGGCGGAACGGGAATCGGAACAGTCGGCGGACGGCACGATCGGAACGGGGTCGCTCGACGATCGGTCGATCACCGTCGACGAACCGACCGGCGGGTTGACCGCCGGTCTCGATCCCGTGATTCAGCACGTCGAGGGGACCTGGATCGCGTGGGGCGACGGCGACGCGGACTTCGCCGTCACGGACGATCGAAACTGCGTCGCGGTTCCGCCCGACGCCGAAGCGTACACGTTGCATCGAATCGACCTCTCGGAGGACGCCGTCGAGGCCTACTATCGCGGGTTCAGCAACCGGGTGCTCTGGCCGCTGTGCCACGAGTTTCCCGACCTCGTCGAACATCGGGACTCCGATTTCGAGTGGTATCGAACCGTCAACCAACGGTTCGCGGACGCGGCCGTCGAGCACGCGTCGGCCGACTCGGTGATCTGGCTGCAGGACTATCACTTCGCGCTCGCGTCGCAAGCAATTCGACGGGCGGCCCCCGACTCGGTGACCATCGCCCAGTTCTGGCACATCCCGTGGCCGCCGGCGGACACGTTCCGTCACTGCCCCGCGGGGAAGCCGATCCTCGAGGGCCTACTCGGTAACGATCTTCTCGGCTTCCACGTCGATCGGTACGTTGACGCCTTCCTCGAGTGCGCGGATCGATTCCTGCCGGCGGCCGACGTCGATCGGGAAACGAGAACCGTCCGTCACGACGGGTCGACGACTCGCGTCGTCGCGACGCCGATGGGCGTCCACGCCGACTCGTACGCGCGGAACGCTCGATCGGCGTCGGTGGATCTCGGATCGACGTTCGAGGAGGCGGCGATTCCCCGCGGCTGCGCCGTCGGACTCGGGGTCGATCGCCTCGATTATTCGAAGGGGATTCCCGAACGGTTCGCCGCGATCGAGCGGTTCTTCGAACGGCATCCCGGGTGGCGCGGCGAGTTCACGTTCGTCCAGAAAGCGACGCCGTCGCGGACCGAGATCGAGACGTACCAGCAGTACGGCGAGTTCGTCCGGAGCGAGGCGGATCGGATCAACCGGCGGTTCGCCCGTCCCGACTGGCAGCCGATCGTCTACATCGAGGAGTACATCTCGAACGAAACCCTCGCCGGGCTGTACCGCCACTCGGACGTCATGGTGGTGAGCGCGTTGCGCGACGGGATGAACCTGGTCGCACAGGAGTACGTCGCCGCGAGCATCGACGGGAACAGCTGTCTGCTCTTGAGCGACAGAACCGGTGTCCACGATCGACTCGGATCGCACGCGCTCACGATCGATCCGACCGACACCGAAGGGGTGGTCGACCAGCTCGAACGGGCGCTGACGATGCCGCCGCACGAACGACAGTACCGGATGAACGCGCTTCGGTCCCGCGTCTTCGACGGCGATCTCGAATCGTGGATGGGAACGCAGTTCGACTGGATCCGGCGCGTGCACGCGGACGGCGCGAGGGAGCGCACCGACGCGGCTCTCGACCGGGAGCGGAACCGAGATCACGATCGCGACTCGCACGAACCCACGCCCCCGGTATAA
- a CDS encoding peptidase M10A and M12B matrixin and adamalysin, whose amino-acid sequence MKRRAFLGAIGTVGSLATIGYAMRTPKTTLEVRVWLSETAATYDGVIDRVLEYLGSMLDFDHWSLDLSAGGVVSVSTEDGARITSRGEWPRIVASGAIGRRDIEPAADANVLITDGQMVTAPTGYGIPHVASVGGARHLAALPPFDDLLARDDVDASQKIVPNAAPTRSIQILAHEIGHALGLGHKHGVAYRYGDAIVSTPMLSSYAWSPDHDRSESACGTSYPDPDGLERRLNLVFSACARRELARYGGSLPA is encoded by the coding sequence GTGAAGCGGCGTGCGTTTCTCGGCGCGATCGGGACGGTCGGTTCGCTCGCGACGATCGGGTACGCGATGCGAACACCGAAAACCACCCTCGAGGTGCGCGTCTGGCTCTCGGAAACCGCCGCGACGTACGACGGCGTCATCGATCGCGTCCTCGAGTACCTCGGGTCGATGCTCGATTTCGACCACTGGTCGCTCGACCTCTCGGCCGGCGGCGTCGTATCGGTTTCGACCGAAGACGGTGCGCGAATCACCAGCCGCGGGGAGTGGCCTCGAATCGTCGCGTCCGGGGCGATCGGTCGGCGGGATATCGAGCCCGCGGCCGACGCTAACGTACTGATCACGGACGGGCAGATGGTCACCGCACCGACCGGATACGGGATCCCGCACGTCGCGTCGGTCGGCGGCGCTCGACACCTCGCGGCGCTCCCGCCGTTCGACGACCTGCTCGCCAGGGACGACGTCGACGCGAGCCAGAAGATCGTTCCGAACGCGGCGCCGACGCGCTCGATACAGATTCTCGCGCACGAGATCGGTCACGCGCTCGGGCTGGGCCACAAGCACGGCGTCGCCTACCGATACGGCGACGCCATCGTGTCGACGCCGATGCTCAGTAGCTACGCCTGGAGCCCGGATCACGATCGAAGCGAATCCGCCTGCGGCACGTCGTATCCGGACCCCGACGGGCTCGAACGCCGACTCAACCTCGTCTTCTCGGCGTGCGCGCGCCGCGAACTGGCGCGGTACGGCGGCAGTCTTCCGGCGTAA
- a CDS encoding MarR family transcriptional regulator: MTVRRHQQHRLSPEAIEPIPDDLESAQAKLVYLYLSATGGATADEMSETLSMKKIAILSLLETLASAGHVEERDDAYVVA; the protein is encoded by the coding sequence ATGACGGTTCGACGACACCAACAGCATCGGCTCTCCCCGGAGGCGATCGAACCGATTCCGGACGACCTCGAATCGGCGCAGGCGAAGCTCGTGTACCTGTACCTCTCGGCGACCGGCGGGGCGACGGCCGACGAGATGAGTGAAACACTGTCGATGAAGAAGATCGCCATCCTGAGTTTGCTCGAGACGCTGGCCAGCGCCGGGCACGTCGAAGAGCGGGACGACGCGTACGTCGTCGCGTAA
- a CDS encoding metallophosphoesterase: protein MTDDRPRTSPARVEPVPGEPAATATIGDDRTLLVADYHAGYEAGLRYERGVDVPSRAADRREQLLGLIERTAPGRLVVLGDLMHSIGDPGGAERGELEVLFESLPAELEVTVVKGNHDGGIETWLDDAAVVPGEGVALDRVGVCHGHTWPTPEVLDCDVVCLGHEHPCVRLEDEVGGSRVERAWLRGRLTPEPFRDRPAYDGLPWLSPGAESPRPPRVVVVPAFNDLVGGTWINVPGQSFLAPFLPAGLVDGEAYLLDGTRLGSYRSV from the coding sequence ATGACGGACGACCGGCCCCGGACGTCACCGGCCCGCGTCGAACCCGTTCCGGGCGAACCGGCCGCGACGGCGACGATCGGAGACGATCGGACGCTGCTCGTCGCCGACTACCACGCCGGCTACGAGGCCGGACTCCGATACGAGCGCGGCGTCGACGTCCCCAGCAGGGCCGCCGATCGCCGCGAGCAACTCCTGGGGCTGATCGAGCGGACCGCGCCCGGGCGACTCGTAGTCCTCGGCGACCTCATGCACTCGATCGGCGATCCGGGCGGCGCGGAGCGCGGCGAACTCGAGGTGCTGTTCGAATCGCTGCCGGCGGAGCTCGAGGTGACGGTCGTCAAGGGGAACCACGACGGCGGGATCGAAACCTGGCTCGACGACGCCGCGGTCGTCCCCGGAGAGGGGGTCGCGCTGGACCGCGTCGGCGTCTGTCACGGGCACACGTGGCCGACGCCGGAGGTGCTCGACTGCGACGTGGTCTGTCTGGGACACGAGCACCCGTGCGTCCGCCTCGAAGACGAAGTCGGCGGCAGTCGCGTCGAACGGGCGTGGCTTCGCGGCCGCCTCACCCCGGAACCGTTTCGCGATCGGCCGGCGTACGACGGCCTCCCCTGGCTCTCCCCGGGAGCCGAGTCCCCGCGCCCGCCGCGGGTGGTCGTCGTGCCGGCGTTCAACGACCTGGTCGGCGGCACCTGGATCAACGTCCCCGGCCAGTCGTTTCTCGCCCCGTTTCTGCCGGCGGGGCTGGTCGACGGCGAGGCGTACCTGCTCGATGGAACCCGGCTCGGCTCGTACCGATCGGTGTAG
- a CDS encoding winged helix-turn-helix domain-containing protein: protein MKLRQPTDFLILEELEDKGRNVATNLAEHTGKSRKNINTRLPVLEDYGLVRKIGPAERSGLYEITSLGKAAIVYRDQYDEVDDFETLIEGPNAGSANGGDQQRSFARGEDERSEEQ, encoded by the coding sequence GTGAAATTACGCCAGCCAACTGATTTCCTGATCCTCGAAGAGCTCGAGGACAAGGGTCGAAACGTCGCGACGAATCTGGCCGAACACACGGGTAAGAGCCGAAAGAACATCAATACGAGATTACCGGTCCTCGAGGATTACGGACTCGTCCGGAAGATCGGCCCCGCGGAGCGGTCCGGACTGTACGAGATCACCTCTCTCGGGAAGGCGGCGATCGTCTACCGGGACCAGTACGACGAGGTCGACGACTTCGAGACGCTCATCGAGGGTCCCAACGCCGGGTCCGCGAACGGCGGGGACCAGCAGCGGAGCTTCGCACGCGGCGAAGACGAACGGAGCGAAGAGCAGTAA